One window of Marinobacterium aestuarii genomic DNA carries:
- the wecB gene encoding non-hydrolyzing UDP-N-acetylglucosamine 2-epimerase: MAPLTLALAADERFDAKVCVTGQHREMLDQVLDLFAIKPDFDLNIMKPGQDLTDVTTAILQGLKQVFSEFKPDMVLVHGDTATTFAASLAAYYQQIPVAHVEAGLRTGNMYSPWPEEGNRRLTGALANLHFAPTETSQSNLLAEGVDSNSIIVTGNTVIDALLDVVERLDKDVALREQAAAPSAFLDAERKLILVTGHRRESFGGGFERICQALRDVATQHPDVGIVYPVHLNPNVREPVNRLLSDIGNVHLIEPLDYLPFVYLMSRSHIILTDSGGIQEEAPSLGKPVLVMRDTTERPEAVSAGTVKLVGTDNANIVRELNLLLNDENAYSAMSFAHNPYGDGKACQRIIEALLANI; encoded by the coding sequence ATGGCGCCTCTGACTCTGGCCCTTGCGGCTGATGAGCGTTTTGATGCCAAGGTCTGCGTTACCGGCCAGCACCGTGAAATGCTCGATCAGGTACTGGATCTGTTTGCCATCAAACCGGACTTCGACCTGAACATCATGAAGCCGGGTCAGGATCTTACCGATGTCACCACCGCCATCCTGCAGGGCCTGAAGCAAGTATTCAGCGAGTTCAAGCCCGATATGGTGCTCGTGCATGGCGATACAGCCACCACTTTTGCGGCGAGCCTGGCGGCCTATTATCAGCAGATCCCGGTCGCGCATGTGGAAGCAGGATTACGCACTGGCAATATGTATTCACCCTGGCCGGAAGAGGGCAATCGCAGGCTGACAGGTGCGCTTGCCAATCTGCACTTTGCGCCCACCGAAACCTCGCAGTCTAATCTGCTGGCTGAGGGCGTTGATTCGAACAGCATTATTGTTACCGGCAACACGGTGATTGATGCCTTGCTGGATGTGGTTGAACGCTTGGATAAAGATGTCGCTCTGCGCGAGCAAGCGGCTGCACCCAGCGCCTTTCTGGATGCTGAGCGCAAGTTGATTCTGGTAACTGGGCACCGCCGCGAAAGCTTTGGCGGGGGCTTCGAGCGTATTTGCCAGGCGCTCAGGGATGTAGCTACGCAGCACCCGGATGTGGGTATTGTTTACCCTGTACACCTCAACCCCAATGTACGCGAGCCGGTCAATCGTCTGTTAAGCGATATCGGCAATGTGCATCTGATCGAGCCGCTGGATTACCTGCCCTTCGTCTACCTGATGAGCCGTTCCCACATTATCCTGACAGACTCCGGCGGTATCCAGGAAGAGGCGCCATCACTGGGCAAGCCGGTACTGGTAATGCGTGATACCACCGAAAGGCCGGAAGCCGTGTCCGCAGGCACGGTAAAACTGGTGGGTACCGATAACGCCAATATAGTGCGCGAGCTGAATCTGCTGCTCAACGATGAGAATGCCTATAGTGCCATGAGCTTTGCCCATAACCCCTATGGGGATGGCAAAGCCTGCCAGCGCATCATCGAAGCGCTATTGGCGAATATTTAA
- the wecC gene encoding UDP-N-acetyl-D-mannosamine dehydrogenase: MPFDTISVIGLGYIGLPTAAVFASRKKKVIGVDVNQHAVDTINRGEIHIVEPDLDMVVHAAVVEGYLRATLVPEPADAFLVAVPTPFLSNEEQGDHQPDLRYIESASKAIAPVLKKGDLVILESTSPVGATEQMAAWLSEARPDLSFPQTHGEDSDIRVAHCPERVLPGHVLRELVQNDRIIGGMTAKCSAAAVSLYKLFVEGDCVVTNARTAEMAKLTENSFRDVNIAFANELSMICDKLDINVWELIRLANRHPRVNILQPGPGVGGHCIAVDPWFIVSQAPEQARLIRTAREVNDSKPEWVINKVKLAVADFLQANPEKTARDVTIACLGLAFKADIDDLRESPALAITQQITATHPGPVLAVEPNIEQLPKKLEGTVQLSDLDNGLAEADVLVLLVDHREFKEVQSRASCSLHVIDTRGAWSN; this comes from the coding sequence ATGCCTTTCGATACTATCTCCGTTATTGGCCTTGGCTATATTGGCCTGCCTACCGCCGCTGTTTTCGCCTCCCGCAAGAAAAAAGTTATCGGCGTCGACGTTAACCAGCATGCCGTTGATACCATTAATCGCGGCGAAATCCATATCGTTGAGCCGGATCTGGATATGGTGGTGCATGCTGCCGTTGTCGAAGGTTATCTGCGCGCCACCCTGGTTCCAGAACCTGCGGATGCCTTTCTGGTGGCGGTTCCGACACCCTTTCTTTCCAATGAAGAGCAGGGTGATCATCAGCCCGACCTGCGCTATATAGAGTCTGCCAGCAAGGCCATTGCCCCGGTACTGAAAAAGGGCGACCTGGTGATTCTGGAGTCCACGTCGCCGGTGGGGGCCACCGAACAGATGGCCGCCTGGCTGAGCGAGGCACGGCCAGACCTTAGTTTCCCGCAAACCCATGGTGAAGACTCTGATATCCGTGTTGCTCATTGCCCAGAACGCGTACTGCCAGGCCATGTACTGCGTGAACTGGTGCAGAACGACCGTATTATCGGTGGCATGACCGCCAAGTGCTCCGCCGCCGCCGTAAGCCTGTACAAGCTGTTTGTGGAAGGTGACTGCGTAGTCACCAATGCCCGCACCGCAGAAATGGCCAAGCTGACTGAAAACAGCTTCAGGGATGTGAATATCGCCTTTGCCAACGAGCTGTCGATGATCTGCGACAAGCTGGATATCAACGTGTGGGAACTGATTCGCTTGGCCAATCGCCATCCGCGCGTCAATATCCTTCAGCCAGGCCCTGGCGTGGGCGGGCACTGCATCGCCGTGGACCCCTGGTTTATCGTTAGCCAGGCACCGGAACAGGCCAGGCTTATTCGTACTGCTCGTGAAGTGAATGACAGCAAGCCTGAATGGGTGATCAACAAGGTCAAGCTGGCGGTAGCCGACTTCCTGCAAGCCAACCCGGAAAAAACAGCCAGAGATGTGACCATCGCTTGCCTGGGGCTGGCATTCAAGGCGGATATTGATGATTTGCGTGAAAGCCCGGCATTGGCCATTACCCAGCAGATTACAGCAACGCATCCTGGCCCGGTGCTGGCGGTTGAGCCGAATATCGAGCAACTTCCGAAAAAACTGGAAGGGACTGTTCAGTTGAGTGATTTGGATAATGGCTTGGCAGAAGCAGATGTATTGGTGTTACTGGTAGACCACCGGGAGTTCAAAGAGGTGCAGAGTAGAGCCTCTTGTAGCCTGCACGTGATAGATACCCGTGGTGCCTGGTCCAATTAA
- a CDS encoding lipopolysaccharide biosynthesis protein gives MRNKKILQNTLALYARQVLIVLINLYALRVVLNALGIEDYGIYSVVAGFVTLLTFLPGSMASATQRFFSFAMGQENTEKLKQTFYMNWLLYAAISLVAFLVLQSIGLWFITEHLSIPSERSAAVVNLYHLVVFSFVASVFSSPFIAILIAHEDMHIYALISVIEAIMKLTAAVLLVYVEGDALELYGRFLLITGIVTTAAYITICLRKYAECQFTKVYWNKSLLKEIIGFTSWTLFGQLSTVFRNQAITVLVNQTFNPATVAARAIAITVANQALVFSQHLNTGLYPPIIKSYAANQKEDMFNLILNGSKLTFFLMWVFALPMLIEMETILTLWLKTPPPEAVLFTQLALVESLILSFSLPLATAARAPGKMMLYELTLGSIQLAIFFTSWFVLQDGYPASSVFIVAIIANLLMFKVRLLIVKKLVDLRLTPYYMKVLIPISLVTFFSAIPALALKNWLDKGLVASALVVLVSVAAATLCMYYLGLDKLWRSKTKEMVMRRVFKVGTNA, from the coding sequence ATGCGTAATAAAAAAATACTTCAAAACACGTTGGCTCTTTATGCCCGCCAAGTACTTATAGTTCTAATCAACCTCTATGCACTGCGCGTAGTATTGAATGCACTTGGCATTGAAGATTATGGCATATACAGCGTAGTAGCAGGTTTCGTTACCTTATTGACCTTTCTACCGGGCTCAATGGCCTCGGCAACGCAACGCTTTTTTTCATTTGCTATGGGGCAGGAAAATACAGAGAAGCTCAAGCAAACTTTTTACATGAACTGGCTACTGTATGCCGCTATTTCACTAGTGGCCTTTCTTGTTCTTCAAAGCATAGGTCTGTGGTTTATCACTGAACACCTGAGCATTCCAAGTGAGCGGTCGGCCGCTGTAGTCAACTTATATCATCTTGTTGTATTCAGCTTCGTCGCTTCGGTTTTTTCATCGCCGTTTATTGCTATTTTGATTGCTCATGAAGACATGCATATCTATGCATTGATATCGGTTATCGAAGCAATCATGAAACTCACCGCTGCCGTGTTGCTGGTCTACGTAGAGGGGGACGCACTTGAACTGTATGGTAGATTCCTACTAATCACGGGGATAGTCACGACTGCTGCCTATATCACCATCTGCCTGAGGAAGTACGCAGAGTGCCAGTTCACAAAGGTCTACTGGAACAAGTCTTTGCTAAAAGAAATTATCGGGTTCACTAGCTGGACATTATTTGGTCAGTTAAGTACCGTGTTCAGAAACCAGGCTATAACCGTTCTTGTCAACCAAACGTTCAATCCTGCAACAGTTGCCGCAAGGGCTATTGCAATAACCGTTGCGAACCAGGCGCTGGTCTTCTCTCAGCATTTAAATACAGGACTGTATCCGCCCATCATCAAGTCCTATGCAGCGAACCAGAAGGAAGATATGTTTAATCTCATTCTGAATGGTTCAAAGCTGACATTCTTTCTGATGTGGGTTTTTGCTTTGCCTATGCTTATAGAGATGGAAACCATCCTGACGCTCTGGCTGAAAACACCACCACCAGAGGCGGTACTCTTCACTCAATTAGCACTGGTAGAATCCTTGATCCTGTCATTTAGCTTGCCGTTGGCCACTGCGGCAAGAGCACCGGGTAAGATGATGCTATACGAGCTAACGCTTGGCAGCATCCAATTGGCGATTTTTTTTACATCTTGGTTTGTTCTGCAGGACGGTTATCCTGCATCTTCTGTTTTTATCGTAGCGATAATTGCCAATCTATTGATGTTTAAAGTTAGGCTTTTGATCGTGAAAAAGCTTGTCGATCTGCGATTAACACCTTACTACATGAAAGTATTGATCCCAATCAGTTTGGTCACCTTTTTCTCGGCGATACCGGCGCTTGCTCTAAAAAACTGGCTGGATAAGGGGCTTGTCGCTTCTGCGTTAGTGGTACTGGTGAGCGTGGCAGCTGCAACACTGTGCATGTATTACCTTGGGCTGGATAAATTATGGCGTAGTAAAACAAAAGAGATGGTAATGCGTCGCGTATTCAAAGTTGGGACTAATGCATGA
- a CDS encoding NAD-dependent epimerase/dehydratase family protein, with amino-acid sequence MKILVMGGTGAMGFHLVSFLAKQGNQVVVTSRTRSGRDGNVEYVTGNARDERFITGLLNQHWDAIVDFMVYSTQSFQHRYRQLLNATGHYIYLSSSRVYANSEQPITENSPRLLDVIKDQAYIETDEYALSKARQENILFESAHKNWSIVRPYITYSDERLQLGVLEKEDWLYRALRGKTIAACRDIQSKKTTLTFGEDVAKGMAAILGQPSALGEAFHITSDTSISWSEVLDTYMTVLEAYLQHRPTVTLQDLDSFMQWRSGKYQIIYDRLYNRQFDNAKIDRYIDRSSFLDPRVGLAQCLESFITSKNPQFKVLNWREEGIKDRMFGERMPITAIPGLKQKAKYCISRFSPFA; translated from the coding sequence ATGAAAATATTGGTGATGGGTGGCACAGGAGCCATGGGTTTTCACCTTGTCAGTTTTCTGGCTAAGCAGGGAAATCAAGTCGTGGTTACATCGCGCACGCGGTCCGGGCGTGATGGTAATGTTGAATACGTGACCGGCAACGCGAGAGATGAGCGTTTTATTACAGGCCTGTTGAATCAACATTGGGATGCAATTGTAGACTTCATGGTTTATTCAACGCAGTCATTTCAGCATCGTTACAGGCAATTGCTGAATGCAACAGGTCACTACATTTACCTGAGTTCATCTCGGGTTTATGCCAACTCAGAGCAGCCAATCACAGAAAATTCCCCGCGCCTGCTGGATGTTATAAAAGATCAAGCATATATCGAAACCGATGAGTACGCTTTATCAAAAGCCAGGCAAGAAAATATACTCTTCGAGTCAGCGCATAAAAACTGGTCAATTGTTCGCCCCTACATCACTTACAGTGATGAGCGTCTGCAACTAGGGGTACTGGAGAAAGAAGACTGGCTTTACCGTGCGCTTCGTGGAAAAACCATCGCTGCATGCCGTGATATTCAGTCGAAAAAAACAACGCTGACGTTTGGGGAGGATGTTGCTAAAGGAATGGCGGCCATTCTAGGACAACCAAGTGCACTGGGTGAAGCCTTTCACATCACCTCGGACACTTCTATTAGCTGGAGTGAAGTGTTGGATACATATATGACCGTGCTAGAGGCATACTTGCAGCACAGGCCTACAGTAACCCTGCAGGATCTGGACAGCTTCATGCAATGGCGCTCCGGTAAATACCAGATAATTTACGATCGTCTTTACAATCGCCAATTTGATAACGCTAAAATAGACCGGTACATCGATAGATCTTCATTCCTAGATCCGCGAGTTGGTTTGGCTCAATGCCTTGAGAGTTTTATTACCTCTAAAAATCCTCAATTTAAAGTACTGAACTGGCGTGAAGAAGGGATAAAAGACCGGATGTTCGGTGAGCGAATGCCTATTACTGCTATACCAGGCCTCAAGCAGAAAGCGAAATACTGCATTTCAAGATTCTCGCCCTTTGCATAA
- a CDS encoding thiamine pyrophosphate-binding protein: protein MAFLYTNEKNAQVILCLLKAHNIKHVIASPGTTNTALVASMQQDPFFIMYSSVDERSAAYMACGLAAELGEPVVISCTGATASRNYLPGLTEAFYRKLPVLAITSMQSFTKVGHHVAQVIDRSSVPKDAVKLSVSLPIVKDDDDLWDCEIKVNKAILELKHAGGGPVHINLPTTYTKPYGTKELPAYRVINRVTVHDSFPILEGKIAVFVGSHKQWSDTEIKSLENFCLQNNAVVFCDHTSGYYGKHRLLYSLAAAQSMLDKTDYRPDILIHIGEISGDYATLNMAGKQVWRVSEDGEIRDTFHRLRYVFEMPEKYFFEHYATGNLEEDGYYQRCHQHLDSIRAKIPELPFSNVWLASKLAPHIPPESTIHFGILNSLRSWNFFELPATVTAASNVGGFGIDGGLSSLVGASLANSEKLYFAVIGDLAFFYDINVLGNRHTGKNLRILLVNNGKGTEFRQYNHHAAYFGEQADEYIAAAGHFGNQSPTLVKNLATDLGYEYMTASSKTEFENCYEGFVTSEILDRPIVFEVFTDSTLESEAIERIQTLVSSPKGKTKERVKKILGPKGISTLKKLVKR from the coding sequence ATGGCATTCTTATATACAAATGAAAAAAACGCACAGGTTATCCTGTGTCTTTTGAAAGCACATAACATAAAACATGTGATCGCTTCACCTGGTACTACCAACACTGCGCTGGTTGCCAGCATGCAACAAGATCCTTTCTTCATCATGTATTCATCAGTGGACGAACGTTCAGCGGCTTACATGGCCTGCGGTTTGGCCGCTGAACTGGGTGAGCCGGTTGTAATTAGCTGTACCGGCGCAACAGCATCACGCAACTATCTGCCGGGGCTGACCGAAGCGTTCTACAGAAAATTACCGGTACTGGCAATAACTTCTATGCAGTCCTTTACAAAGGTTGGGCACCACGTAGCTCAAGTGATTGACCGCAGTTCAGTACCCAAGGATGCTGTAAAATTGAGTGTATCATTACCTATTGTCAAGGATGATGACGACCTTTGGGATTGTGAAATAAAAGTAAACAAGGCCATATTGGAACTGAAACATGCAGGTGGAGGGCCGGTACACATCAATCTACCCACTACCTATACAAAACCCTACGGAACAAAAGAGTTACCGGCCTACCGGGTTATTAATAGAGTTACCGTGCATGACAGTTTTCCGATTCTGGAAGGTAAGATAGCCGTATTTGTTGGCTCACACAAGCAATGGTCCGATACTGAAATAAAATCACTAGAAAATTTTTGCTTACAGAACAATGCGGTCGTTTTTTGTGACCATACCAGTGGATATTATGGTAAGCACCGTTTGCTTTATTCCCTAGCTGCAGCACAAAGCATGCTTGATAAAACTGACTATCGCCCCGATATATTAATTCATATTGGCGAAATTTCTGGTGATTATGCAACTCTTAATATGGCTGGGAAGCAGGTCTGGCGAGTCAGTGAGGACGGTGAAATACGAGATACATTTCATCGTCTACGCTATGTGTTCGAAATGCCTGAAAAATATTTTTTCGAACATTACGCTACCGGCAACCTTGAAGAGGATGGTTATTACCAGCGTTGTCATCAGCACTTGGACTCCATTCGTGCCAAAATTCCGGAATTACCGTTCTCTAATGTCTGGCTTGCTTCCAAGTTAGCTCCTCATATTCCACCAGAGTCTACAATCCACTTTGGTATTCTTAATAGTCTCAGGTCGTGGAACTTTTTTGAACTTCCAGCTACGGTTACAGCGGCTTCCAATGTAGGCGGTTTCGGTATTGATGGTGGGCTTTCGTCTTTAGTGGGAGCCTCACTGGCAAATAGCGAAAAACTCTATTTTGCAGTTATTGGTGACCTTGCATTCTTCTATGATATTAATGTGTTGGGCAACCGGCATACCGGGAAAAACCTGAGAATACTACTGGTCAACAATGGTAAAGGAACAGAATTTCGGCAGTATAATCATCATGCTGCCTATTTTGGTGAGCAGGCTGATGAATATATTGCAGCAGCAGGACATTTCGGAAATCAGTCACCGACCTTGGTCAAGAATTTGGCCACTGACCTTGGTTATGAATATATGACAGCTTCGTCGAAGACGGAGTTTGAGAATTGCTATGAAGGATTCGTGACATCAGAAATACTGGATAGGCCGATCGTATTTGAAGTATTCACCGATAGTACACTCGAGAGTGAAGCGATCGAAAGAATTCAAACCCTCGTCTCGAGTCCTAAAGGCAAGACTAAAGAGCGGGTCAAGAAAATTCTTGGACCAAAGGGTATTAGCACTTTAAAAAAATTAGTCAAACGGTAA
- a CDS encoding polysaccharide pyruvyl transferase family protein, whose amino-acid sequence MKIAILTQPLGKNYGGMIQAFALQKVLKKMGHEVVTIDRQAADRGMVHDSLRLMYRGMKKITGKRKAPVNIERYYPLIFKNSHSFIDNNINLTERICSTQNLKKHFLNNSYDAVVVGSDQTWRPKYSPDIYNFYLDFMDGENVKRVAYASSFGVDNWEYSAEETRKCAELAQKFNAISVRETSGIELCDRHLGVKSECVLDPTLLLEKEDYLELIGDRYNKEAGEGVFTYWLDGSDEKRAVSEQLATHLNTYTYQCQAKLGLSSSASSKLEDYMMPPVEDWLASFANAEFVLTDSFHGMVFSIIFGKPFFVIINKKRGAARFNSLLGRLGLDMCSLESTNELFKLAISKDFDFITAIEKLESLKEFSKLFLIESLNENNIVGISVNQ is encoded by the coding sequence ATGAAGATCGCGATCTTGACCCAGCCTCTGGGGAAAAACTACGGTGGAATGATACAAGCATTTGCATTGCAAAAAGTGCTTAAAAAAATGGGTCACGAAGTGGTTACCATCGACAGACAGGCCGCCGATCGTGGCATGGTACATGACAGCCTGCGCTTGATGTATCGTGGTATGAAAAAAATAACAGGTAAGAGAAAAGCTCCAGTTAATATCGAACGATATTACCCGCTGATTTTTAAGAATTCACATAGTTTTATTGATAATAATATTAATCTAACAGAGCGTATTTGTTCTACTCAAAATCTTAAAAAGCATTTTTTGAACAATTCATATGATGCAGTAGTGGTTGGCAGTGATCAGACTTGGCGTCCTAAGTACTCACCGGATATCTATAATTTCTACCTCGACTTTATGGATGGAGAGAATGTGAAGCGTGTCGCCTATGCGTCATCATTTGGCGTAGATAATTGGGAATACTCAGCGGAGGAAACAAGAAAGTGTGCTGAGCTTGCTCAGAAATTTAATGCAATATCCGTTCGCGAAACCTCAGGTATTGAATTATGTGATAGACATTTAGGGGTAAAAAGTGAGTGCGTATTAGATCCGACCTTACTGCTTGAGAAAGAGGATTATCTTGAACTTATCGGTGATAGATATAATAAGGAGGCTGGGGAGGGAGTGTTCACTTACTGGCTGGATGGGAGTGACGAAAAACGTGCCGTTAGCGAACAACTAGCTACTCATTTGAATACGTATACCTACCAGTGCCAGGCAAAGCTAGGTTTGAGCAGCTCGGCTAGCAGTAAACTGGAAGATTATATGATGCCACCGGTAGAAGATTGGTTGGCGTCATTTGCTAATGCTGAATTTGTATTGACAGACTCTTTCCATGGAATGGTCTTTTCCATAATTTTTGGAAAGCCATTTTTTGTAATTATTAATAAAAAAAGAGGAGCGGCTCGATTCAATTCACTACTAGGAAGGTTGGGTCTTGATATGTGTTCGCTTGAAAGTACGAATGAGCTTTTTAAACTTGCAATATCAAAAGATTTTGACTTTATAACAGCGATTGAAAAATTGGAATCACTGAAAGAATTTTCTAAGTTGTTTTTAATAGAGAGCTTGAATGAAAATAATATTGTTGGTATTTCAGTTAATCAATGA
- a CDS encoding glycosyltransferase, which translates to MISVVVITRNEAVNVKRTLESLVDSRISEVIVSDSNSTDNTGEVVRLYALSDKRVSFFSYDNSPFTAARGRNEGVARIKNMSSYILFLDGDMELLPGFLNNAISELENNKDIAAVAGQMHNYFYDDSGYLANKELDVYDLTKNIPGGAFLIRKNLFLNVGGFNSDLVVNEESELFFRLSRKGFLFKRIFTPMINHHTEVPTSGMRLKDRLKDRKITALSKNFIVSLSSPAYFFEFLMKNRYTFLYSLGIIVSMVFVSAGIMNIGVYLLFLIFLFVSFMVKSFRISFNYLVYGFGFLLGLVFDVIDRTKRVILK; encoded by the coding sequence ATGATTAGTGTCGTTGTTATAACTAGAAACGAAGCAGTAAATGTAAAAAGGACTCTTGAATCGTTAGTCGATTCACGAATTAGTGAAGTTATTGTGTCTGACTCCAACTCGACGGATAATACAGGTGAGGTTGTAAGGCTCTATGCTTTAAGTGATAAACGCGTATCTTTCTTTTCTTACGATAATTCACCGTTTACGGCGGCGCGCGGTCGTAATGAAGGTGTAGCTAGAATTAAAAATATGTCTAGCTATATTCTTTTTCTTGATGGTGATATGGAATTACTTCCTGGTTTTTTAAATAACGCAATATCGGAACTTGAAAATAATAAAGACATCGCGGCTGTGGCAGGGCAGATGCATAACTATTTTTATGATGATTCTGGATATTTAGCTAACAAAGAGTTAGACGTCTATGATTTGACGAAAAACATACCTGGTGGTGCTTTTCTTATTAGAAAGAATTTGTTCTTAAATGTTGGAGGATTTAACTCTGATTTAGTTGTAAATGAAGAGTCGGAACTTTTCTTTAGACTTTCAAGAAAAGGGTTTTTATTCAAAAGAATATTCACGCCTATGATAAATCATCATACAGAAGTCCCTACTTCTGGAATGAGGTTGAAAGATCGGTTGAAAGATAGAAAAATCACCGCTCTTTCAAAGAATTTTATTGTTTCCCTTAGCTCCCCAGCATATTTTTTTGAATTTTTAATGAAAAATCGTTATACTTTTTTATATTCTCTAGGGATTATTGTTTCAATGGTTTTTGTTAGTGCTGGAATTATGAATATTGGGGTTTATTTATTGTTTTTAATTTTTTTGTTTGTTTCTTTTATGGTTAAGAGCTTTAGAATTTCATTTAATTATCTGGTATACGGCTTCGGTTTTTTGTTAGGGCTTGTGTTTGATGTTATTGATAGGACAAAGCGGGTAATTCTTAAATGA
- a CDS encoding glycosyltransferase family 4 protein, whose product MKKVLFLFQLPPPVHGASVVNQTIKDSQIFNDNFNAYYFNISPAKEISDLGKLNLEKILSTFSILVRVIFTYIKFRPDLVYLTLSPHGAAFYKDGLIALLIKLMRGRCVFHMHGKGISREAEKSKVKKWLYRLVFRGVDVIHLSPNLFNDIESVRDKKKSIYAVANGVEPIKPEQFKSKDEKITFLYLSNLIRSKGADVLVKATTLIPEGYQEKFQVKIIGKKSDQKYLTEIESIIKKHSHNNIHILGPRYDDDKLKELTSSHVFVLPTRFKNECFPLSILEAMSAGLAVISTNEGAITDIVETEVNGDIIPDCTPNSLAKVMIKYIEDRQYSESCSKKSLEKFNREYTIKIFENNMISTLTALAK is encoded by the coding sequence ATGAAGAAAGTTCTTTTCCTATTCCAGCTACCACCACCAGTACATGGTGCGTCAGTGGTGAACCAAACTATTAAAGATAGTCAGATTTTTAATGATAATTTCAATGCATATTATTTTAACATATCTCCAGCTAAAGAGATTTCCGACCTTGGTAAATTGAATTTAGAGAAAATACTTTCTACCTTTTCTATCTTGGTTCGGGTGATTTTTACATATATTAAATTTCGCCCGGACCTTGTTTACTTGACGCTTAGTCCACATGGTGCGGCGTTTTACAAAGATGGTCTTATTGCTCTGTTGATTAAATTAATGAGAGGACGTTGTGTCTTTCATATGCACGGGAAGGGTATAAGCCGAGAGGCTGAGAAAAGTAAGGTCAAAAAATGGCTTTACAGGCTGGTATTTAGGGGGGTTGATGTAATCCATCTATCGCCAAATTTGTTTAATGACATTGAGTCTGTTAGGGATAAAAAAAAGAGCATCTATGCAGTGGCTAATGGTGTTGAACCGATCAAGCCGGAGCAGTTTAAGAGTAAAGATGAAAAAATAACATTCCTGTATTTATCTAATCTCATTCGTTCGAAAGGGGCGGACGTACTAGTTAAAGCAACCACTCTGATACCTGAAGGGTATCAAGAAAAATTTCAGGTTAAAATTATTGGTAAAAAAAGTGATCAAAAATACTTGACCGAGATAGAATCGATTATAAAAAAACATTCACATAATAATATTCATATTCTTGGGCCGCGCTATGATGACGACAAGTTAAAGGAGTTAACATCGTCTCATGTTTTTGTATTACCTACTCGGTTCAAGAATGAGTGCTTCCCGCTTTCAATATTAGAGGCAATGTCAGCAGGGTTGGCTGTAATATCTACAAATGAAGGAGCGATTACTGATATTGTTGAAACGGAAGTGAATGGTGATATTATTCCCGACTGTACGCCTAATTCATTGGCAAAAGTAATGATTAAATATATTGAAGACAGACAGTATTCAGAATCGTGCTCAAAGAAAAGTTTAGAAAAATTTAACCGTGAATATACAATAAAAATATTTGAAAATAATATGATATCGACTTTAACGGCTTTAGCCAAATAA